The Nocardioides pantholopis genome window below encodes:
- the rpmG gene encoding 50S ribosomal protein L33, which produces MASKSSDVRPKITLACVDCKERNYITKKNRRNDPDRLELAKFCPRCRAHTAHRETR; this is translated from the coding sequence GTGGCCAGCAAGAGCTCCGACGTTCGCCCCAAGATCACGCTCGCCTGCGTGGACTGCAAGGAGCGCAACTACATCACCAAGAAGAACCGCCGCAACGACCCCGACCGTCTGGAGCTGGCGAAGTTCTGCCCGCGCTGCCGCGCGCACACCGCGCACCGCGAGACCCGCTGA